The sequence CACCTTTGCCGCAATCATCTATGCAATCTCCTATTCACTCATCAATTCACTGATCATCTTCTGCATGACGAAATTGGAAGGTGAATCGACGGAGAACGAATGGAAACTCACTATATGGGATTTAGCCACGTCTTTGGTATTCATCCCGTTAGCTGTCGCCTACAGCCTGCTTGCAGATCAGCTTGGAAACTATTCTCTCCTGCTGTTGGGAGCTCCATTCCTGATCATTCTGCTGATCATCAAACGGTTCGCTTTTTCAGGGGAGTTTCAGGAGAAACTGTCGTCGGCCGTTGAAATGGGCCATGAACTGACGGACAGCCTGCTGACGGATGAAGTGATTGAAAAGTTCATCGAGAAGATCAAACACGTCGTGAATTATGACCAGCTGTATCTGCTGGATGTCACGAAACAGAAAGAACTAAAGCTGCTCACTTGCTCGGAAGCGGGAGAGATTGCAGAGAATTCCCATTTCTTCACTTGCGACCCGGATTCGTATCATCTGATGAATGCAGAAAAAGCGGTAATCCATCCGACTGCCAAGGAAATCAGGAAACTGACCCAGTTCTCGTTCAGTAATTCCGTGCAGAGCCTTCTGATTGCTCCAGTCATCCGCAACGGAACGACAGAAGGCTTCCTGATATTGACGTCATTCCGGAAGAACTTTTTTGAGGATCTCGACAAGCGGATGGCCGAGCTGCTCACAGGCTATTTCGAAACGTCGATTGTCAAAGCGTATCATTATGAAAAGACGCTCGCCGTCAGCGAACGCTGCGGTCTTACCAAGCTGAACAACTTCAGGTATCTGACAAAGCAGATGACCCGCGAGATGGATAGGATCCGGTCCGGGGAGCTCAGTGATTTGTCGGCCATCATCATGGATATCGACCATTTCAAATCCATCAACGATACGTACGGCCACCAGAGCGGCAACGACATATTGGTCACGTTTGCGGACATTCTCCGAAAATACGAAACAAATGACCGGACGCTCGCCCGGTATGGCGGAGAAGAGTTTGTGCTCCTGCTCCCCGACATGACGAAAGACGGGGCTGCTGATCTCGCGGAACGGATCCGCAGGGAAGTGGAGGAGACGCTGTTCACCATCCAGCCGGACCTGTCGAAGGAGCGGAAACGGATTGGAATCCGCCTGACCGTGAGTCTCGGCGTCTCCTCTATTCCGGAAGATACGGATTCCGAATCGAGCCTGCTGCGGAATGCCGACCGGGCGCTGTACATCGGCGGCAAGCAGGCAGGTCGCAACCGTGTCGGAATCTATGAAGCTGACCGTTCAAAACCGATCGGTATTTAACGAATGACAGAAATAGAGATTGCTTCGGCAGTCTCTGTTTTTGTTGTAGATTTGTAGTATCCCTATATTGAACTTGCATCCCCAGTCCGGTATGCTGTAGATAGGAAAAAGGACCGAAACGGGGTGATGTCATGACAGCGAAAAGCCAGAAAAACCATGAAGCAGGACTTACCTTAGTGGAAATCTTGCATCGCTCGTCATCCTGGGCATCGTGTTTGTTGCTTTCATGACCATCTTCCCGCAAATGACATTGTTCAACAGCCGCACGGAAGCGAAGCTCGAGACGATGAATGAGGCGCGGGTCATTTTGGAAGAGTACCGGGAAGAAAAGTGGAAAGAGAAAACACTTGCTCCTTCGAGATTTACAGCTCAGTGAGACTGGTGGAAAGAGACTGAGCCGAAAAATCCGAATGCAACGATATTAATAAAAAAGCTGCCGGATGAAGGACCGCCCCTCGGCCAGGAGCTGAAACCCGGCATGACCAGATTGCACAAAATCACAATAGAAGTGAACGATAAAGGAAAATTGAGCAGCCGTTCATTCGGCTATATACAAGTCAAGTAGAGGTGAGCATGCTGAAAACTCATAAGGATGAATCCGGCGTAACCCTCGTTGAATTGCTAGCTGTCCTTGTTCTGATATCGCTGGTGACTGGGATTATCTGGACAGCCATTAATATAAGTGTACGGCATAGCGCAGTAGAAACTACTAAACTTCAGCTGCAGCAGGACGCCAACCTGATTATCACCCGGCTGCAGCAAGAACACCGGACGAGAACCTGTTACAGACTGACAGTAGAGTCCTCTGAAGTATCCATCTCCAATTGTGAAGGACAGGATTCCTTTAAATTGGTGCTCGGCAATAGTTACCGGTACAGCAGCTCAGCAGTGAAATCTGAGTATGTACCAAAAAAGAATAACGTCGATAATTTCACCCTGACTGTTCAGGATCCGGAAAATAGAAATCTGGCAGTGGATGTAACAACGTCTATAACTCGATATAAAACAGAGTGAAGGAGGGTGACAGGTGAAACGGACGAAAAACGAAGAAGGATACGCGCTGCTGCTTGTCCTGTTTCTCGTTGTCCTGATTTCAATCCTTGGTGCTGTTTTCATGCGAGCCAGTATCAGTAATGCTAAGCAGGAACAAATCACTTACAGAAACCAGCTGACTTATGTCGCTGCTGAAACTGGTGTCGATTATGTTAAAACCTTTTCGCCAACCAGTACTACGACAAGAAGGATGTAATTGAAACGCAAGTAAAGACATTCCTCGAGAACAGACTTACAACTCCGAATGGTAGAAAGCGACAGCCAAACGAAGCTGATTATACAGCTGCCCGGCAAGAAGGCGCACGACTCCTGGAACTAGCACTGAAGGGTGTTAACGAAAAACGGATCAACAATGCGTCGGTATCTATTGACAACCAGTACAGTTTCAAAGTGAACCCCGATAAGCTGCCAGAGATTTCGCTGCAGACGGATGGCGTTACCATCAAGGTGGCTGGCGGTGTGATAGGAGAGAAGACATCGGACGGCACGATAAGATACCTGACGTTCGAGCAGCAGTTCCGTGTTCCTTCATTTGATCCAGCAGATTCAAGTGTCACAGGCAGCGGCGGAGGGGACTGGGTATACCCAGGAGACAGTACCATTGCAGCGTGCGCAGACAAGACGAAAATTGAAAACAAAAAATGCAAATCAACTGTGACACCCAGCAGGATCAGTGAAATCGACGATTCGACCGTTTACTTTCCGTATGAGTTTTCAACTCTGAATAGACAGAAGCTGGACATTGAAGATTCCAAGGTCTATTTCAAAGGCAGTATGACGGTTGGCGGCAACGAACTTGAAATCGAAGACTCTATTGTCACTTCTGAAGGGTCTGTGAGTGTCACAAAAGACATCGACATCGAAGATTCCCACTTCTATGTAAAAGGTTCCGTCACGTCCGATAAAGATATTGAAACCGAAGACTCTATCGTAAACATAGGCTCCAATTTATATGCTAAAAAAGAGCTTGAAATTGAAGACTCCACTGTGAAGATAGGCGGTTATCTGAAAGCTGATGAAGACATTGAAATCGAAGACTCCACTGTCGAGGTGGCAGGCGAATTAATCGCTGGGAAGGAATTCGAACTGGAAGACTCGAAAATGATTGTCCGAGGAAGTGCTGCGCTTCGGGGAAACACAGAAATCGAGGATTCCTACTTATATATCGGCGGAGCCCTCCACAGCAGCGGAAACAAACTGGAGGTCAAAGACAAATCGAAGGTGTGTGTCGCCGGCTCGCTTCAAATCGATAACAAGCCCGAAATCTCGTCATCCAGCTATATTTACTATAAAGGGGCGTTTGCCTACTATGAAGGCGGGACTCCGAGCAGCCGTATCCAATGCTGTCAGACGCCGATTTTTCAACGAAGTGTCCTGTGACCGCTGCCCCTCCTGCAGAAAGCGGCATCAAGTGGCCATCACCTTCACTTGATGTTGAGTATTAATAATAATCCCGGAGGTACCTATGATTCCATATCTGTTACTATTGGCAGCTGCACTGCTCTCCGCAGGGCTTATCTATTATTTGATACGGATCAACCGACTGCCGCTGATTACCCTTTGGATCGTCCTGCTAGCAACATCCACCGCATTCCTCGCGATGCTCGTCGCGCAGACGATGTCCATCTGTTACGCGCTGCTCGTTATTATCGGTCTGTCGTTCGCGACAGCGGTGCTGCTGGCGAAACGGCAGGAAAGTCATTAAGTTCAGTTTGTTGAATGGAGGTTCGGTTCGTGGGCAATCGAAGGATCATCAATTATTTCATCAGTATCGCTGGCGTGTCACTGTTGCTGTTCGGTATTGCTTCCACCGGTTCGTTTGCGGCGGATCAATTTTTGTTCGGCAAGCGGTTCGGCGCTCATACATATGCCGGGCCGTTCGATCTGTCGAACCGGACGAGCCGCGACGCAGAGATCAAGCTGACGTCCGATCTGCTTGGTATGCAGGACAACCTGCAGGCGGACCTCGTCTACCAAGATGCAAAGATTCCGCTGCCTGCGGAACTCGTCACCTATGATTCATCTGCAACAGTGGACCGGGCACAAACGGAAGCGGAGAACCCGCTCGTGGCCTCAGTCAGTGAAGACGGCCTCCGTGCGCTGCTTGCCCAGGAACTGCCGATGCTGCAGTTCAGCGATTCGGAAGTGGCTTCGATTGCACAGGGGATCAGCGATAAATTATCATCCGGCATCATGCCGCAGTCCGTCCAGCTGACGGAGTATTTGGAAACCACACAGCCTGCCGTCACGGTTGCGTCTGCAGACGTGCCGACAGACGGGTTCTCCCAACAGATGCTGGATGTGCTCGACGCGCTCGATGGTGTGCAGCTTGAGCCGAAAGAGCCATTCTCGCTGCTAGCTTTCATCGAGGAAACGGAAACGGGCCTGCTTTCCGATGACAAGATGACCATTCTCGCTTCGGCTTTGTATGAAGCCGCCCTTCGTACAAATTTCTGGGTGGAGGAACGGACGATCCGGACGGAACTTCTCGACGGAGTCAAGCCGGGATTCGAAGCGGCGATCGACCGTCAGCTCGGGCTCGACTTCGTGCTGACCAATCCGAACCAGACTTCTTACGCAATCCGCTCGAATTGGAGCGGCGGTGCACTGCATGTCGAATATGCCGGTCTCCCGCTCCGTTATGCATACGAACCGTATGTCGCTGAAACGAACAAGTACGAGCCGAAGACGACCGTTCATTATAATAAAGACCTGGCGGCTGGCCGCGTCGATCTGCTGACGGAAGGCCGTGACGGCTCCGAAGTGATCGTCCAGCGCAAAATCCTGGAAGATGGCGGACTCCTGACCGTGGAGCCGGTGTCCGAAGACTTCTACCCTCCGGTCTCCCGTGTCGAGGAGCATGCGCTTGCGCGTCCTGAGACGGAGACACCTGATTCGGGTGGAACCGATACAGGAACGCCGGGCTCCTCGGCGGACGGCGGCTCATCCAGTCCCAACGATTCGTCGCCAGATGGGAATTCATCTGACGGATCGGGCACTGATAATACGCAAAATAATGAGCCCGGCAAACCGGGCACCGATGGTAACAACGATGGGAACTCCGGCAGCCCAGGAAATAGGAAGCCGTCTTCCGGCAATCCAGATGACCAAGTCGGAAGCATCAATGGCAAGCCTTCTGCGAAACCGCAAGGCGACGGCCATATTTACGACAAAGGCGGAAACCTCATCAAGTGACACCCTAACAAGTGAACGTACGTCTGGAGGAAACTACCCATGGCAGCACCCCGTAAACGGCTCGGCGATCTGCTCGTCGAGTCGGGTTTGATCACCACTACACAGCTTGACACGGCGCTTGCCGAGAAACCGCGGGATCAGCGTCTTGGTGATGCGCTGCTTTCCCGCGGGTTCATCACAGAGCAGCAGCTGATCGAAGTGCTTGAATTCCAGCTCGGGATTCCGCACATCAACCTGTTCCGCTATCCGTTTGATCCGAAATTGTTCAACATCGTGCCGAAGGAGTTCGCAAAGCGCAACCTGCTCGTGCCGCTGAAGACGGACGGCGACCGGCTGTTTGTCGCGATGAGCGACCCGATGGACTACCTGACCGTCGAGGATCTTCGCCTGTCAACAGGATTCCATATCGAGACGGCGATCGCCTCGAAAGACGATATTCTGCGGACGATTTCCAAGTATTATGATAATGAATCGTTCGAGGACATCTTCATCGACCAGCCGGAAGAGACGGCGACCCAGCAGCAGCAGGAACTGACGGACCTCGATTCGCCGGTCGTCCGTCTCGTCAACCAGCTCATGGTGTCCGCGGTCACGCAGAAGGCGAGTGACATCCACCTCGATCCCCAGGAGAACGAACTGCTCATCCGGTTCCGTCTCGACGGGATGCTGAAGACGGAGCGGGTGCTGCCGAAGCATATGCAGGGAATGCTGACGGCACGCATCAAAATCCTCGCAAACCTCGACATCACCGAACAGCGGCTGCCGCAGGACGGGCGCATCAAGACGACGATCGATTTCCGGCCGATCGATCTGCGAGTGTCCACCCTGCCGACCATATTAGGTGAAAAGATCGTCATGCGGATCCTGGACTTGAGCAGCTCCCTCAGCGACTTGAAGAAACTCGGGTTCAGCCCTCTCAATCTCGACCGGTTCCTGAATGAAATCACGCGCCCGAATGGCATCGTGCTCATCTCCGGGCCGACGGGATCCGGGAAATCGTCGACGCTGTACGCGGCGCTCAACAAACTGAATGCCGAAGAAGTGAACATCATCACCGTCGAGGACCCGGTCGAGTACCAGCTGTCCGGCGTCAATCAAATCCAGGTGAATCAGAACGTCGGCCTGACGTTTGCGACCGGCCTCCGTTCGATCCTCCGGCAGGACCCCGATATCGTCATGGTCGGTGAGATCCGGGACCGCGATACAGTGGAAATCGCCATCCGCGCGTCACTCACCGGGCACCTTGTCCTCAGCACCATCCATACGAACGATTCCGTTGCATCCATCACGCGATTGCTCGATATGGGTGTCGAGCCGTTCCTCGTGACAGCGTCGCTGAACGCGGTCGTTGCACAGCGGCTTATCCGGAAAGTGTGCCGGGACTGCGGGCGCAAGATGCCGGCGACTGAGCGTGAAAAAGAGATTTTCGCTAAACGCGGCATGACGATCGACCAGGTGAACCGCGGACCGGGCTGCGCGGCCTGTAACATGACGGGCTACCGCGGCCGGGTCGCGATCCATGAGGTATTGATCATCGACGACGCCATGCGGGACTTGATCAACAGCCATGCGACACCTGCAAAGATGCGGGATGCGGCCGTCGACAGCGGCACCGTATTCCTCGTTGACGACGGACTGGAAAAAGTGAAACAGGGCATGACGACGACGGAAGAAGTGCTCCGCGTCGCCTTGCCGGAGTAAGGGGGAATCCATATGATGAAAGACCAGATCAATGACGTTCTGGCAAAAGCAGTGGAACTGCATGCATCAGATATCCACCTGACAATCGGATCGCCGCCCGTCTTCCGGATCAACGGCGACCTGAAACGCTATGGAACCGAGCCGATCGATGAACAGTATACGAAGGGTGCTGTGCAGGCGACGGTGCCGGATAAGCTGTTCCCTGAATTCCGTGAGCATGGACAGGTCGATTACTCGTATGACGTGCCCGGGGTCGCGCGCTTCCGGGTGAATGCGTTCCAGCAGCGGGGCGTGACTTCACTCGCGTTCCGGACGATCCCGACGGACATTCCGACGATCGAGTCGCTGCACATGCCGGGCATCCTGAAAACGCTCGCTGAGACGAAACAGGGGCTCATCCTCGTGACCGGTCCGACGGGTTCCGGGAAATCGACGACCCTTGCGTCAATGATCGACTACTTGAACCAGACATCCCGCAAGCATATTCTGACACTTGAAGATCCGATCGAATACATGCACAGCCACGCAGCGAGCATCATCGACCAGCGGGAAGTCGGCTTCGATGCCGCAACATTCGCGGACGGGCTTCGGGCGGCCCTCCGGCAGGATCCGGATGTGATCCTCGTCGGGGAAATGCGCGATCTCGAGACGATTTCGACCGCAATCACTGCGGCGGAAACGGGGCACCTGGTGCTTGCGACGCTCCACACATGGAGCGCCGCATCGACGATCGACCGGATCATCGACGTGTTCCCGCACGGCCAGCAGGCGCAGATCCGCGTCCAGCTGGCGGGTGTCCTGACGGCTGTCCTGTCGCAGCGGCTCCTGCCGACATCCGACCGGCAGGGGCGCAGGGCAGCCACCGAGCTGATGATCAACAATCCGGCGGTCGCGAACTTGATCCGCTCCGAAAAAGTCCATCAAATCCCGAACGTCATCCAGACAAACCGGGCGGCGGGCATGCATATGATGAATACATCGGTGAAAGAACTGCTCGATAAGGGACTCATTTCGTACGACACAGCTGAGCCATACTTGCAGGAGGAGTCCTGATCATGGCGCGTTTCAAGTACGAAGGGCGGGATGCCCGATCCGTCCGCACGGGCACCATCATCGCGGATAACAAACGGGATGCCGCCCTCAAGCTGAAACGGGACGGCATCCGGGTGAAGAACCTGACCGAACAGGCGGAGACGACGCTGACGAAGGAGATCCATCTCGGCAAGCCGGTCAAGCGCCAGCATTTCATAATGTTCCTAAGGCAGTTCTCGACACTGCTGCGGGCAGGGGTGACGATCGTCGAGGCGATCCGCATCCTCTCCCTCCAGGTGGAAGGCAAGCAGTTCAAGAAGATCCTGACGGAAGTGAATGAAGACTTGCGGACCGGTGGCGCACTGTCCGATTCTTTCGCAAAGCATCCGAAAGCGTTCGAGCCGCTCGTCATCAACATGATCAAAGCCGGGGAGCTGTCGGGTACACTCGACGACTCGCTCGACCGTCTCGCTGTCCATTACGAGAAAGCGTACAAGACTCGCCAGAAAGTCATGTCAGCGTTGTCCTACCCGGTCGTCGTCGGCATCGTCGCGGTCGGGGTTGTCATCTTCCTCCTGACTTTCGTCGTGCCGATGTTCGTCGACCTGTTCGCCAGTGTCGGCGGGGAACTGCCGCTGCTGACGCGCTTCGTCATGACATCGAGTGACTTCGCACTGTCCTACTGGTATGTCATCGTCATGGCGGTTGCGGCAGTCGGCGTCGGCTTCTATCTGCTTCGTTCCAATCCGAAAGGCCGGATGATGACCGATACGTTGCTGCTGCGGCTTCCTGTGTTCGGCGACATTGCCAAGAAATCTGTGCTCGCCACACTGACGCGCACGCTCAGCTCGCTGTTCTCAAGTTCCGTGCCGATCCTGCAGTCGCTTGCGATGACGGAACGCGTCGTCAGCAACGAAGTCGTGAAGAAAGTGCTCGTCCGCTCGCGCGAATCGCTCGAACGCGGCGGTTCGCTCACCGAGCCGATGGAAGGCCACTGGGCATTCCCGCCGCTCATCCCGCATATGATTGCGATCGGCGAACAGACTGGTTCGCTCGATTCGATGCTCGCGAAAGTCGCCGATTTCTACGAAAGCGAAGTGGATGCCTCGACGGAACGGCTGAAAGCGCTCATCGAACCGATCATGATCGTCCTGCTTGCTGGATTAGTCGGGACTATTGTACTTGCAATTCTGCTGCCGATGTTCGATCTATTTAATCAAATCGATAACTTATAGACTATTGGAATCACCGATCAGCAAGTTTTTTAGAAATTCCATAGAGTAATAGATAGACTTCTCTGGAACTTTTGATATACTGACAATAAGAACAAAAGCAAGTACACTAAGGAGGAGAACACATGAAGGAGTTTCTTCAGAAGAAAATCAAGAACGAAAAGGGCCTGACCCTCGTCGAATTGCTCGCAGTCATTGTCATTTTGGGTATTATCGCAGCGATTGCTGTGCCGTCGATTGGGAATATCATACAAAACTCCCGTGAAAAAGCAGTTTTAGCTGATGCCACAAATGCAATAGAAGCAGCTAATCTATTCTTCGCTGAACATCCTGATAAGACAACTGTATCTTTAAAGACTGCTAGTACAGAAGGCGGCTATAAGTTAGAGCCAGAGTATTTACAAGAAAGTTCGCTAACTTCTGCAACTGTAAACAAGAAAGACGATAACTCATTAACTATTACTTTTTCAGGTGAGGCGGGTAAGAAGACTGTCTCAGCTACTGATGCTACCAAGAAAGACTTGAGTGAGAAAACTGATGTAATTAAAATCGGAACAACCAGTAAACCAAGCAAGTAAGGAGCCAACCCATGCAAATCCCATTCACCCGCCCGAAGCGGCCGGTCTCGATGACAATTGAAGAAGACGCGGTCCGCTATGTGAAGCTGAAGGCGGGGGAGGACCTGGTCGTCGAAGAAGCGGTCGACGTGCCGCTTGCGCCGAATATCGTGCATGACGGCCGGGTCGTGGATCCTGCAGGGCTGGTGTCCGTGCTTGACGGGCTGGCGAAGGAGTGGGGCATTGCCAAACGCGGTGTCCAGTTCCTCGCGCCCGATACATATGTGATGATCCGGAAAGTGCCGTATCCGGAGGACGTGCTGGATGATGAACTGAAGGGGCACTTTTTCATAGAAATCGGGTCATCGATCTATTTGCCGTTCGATGATCCGGTTTTTGACGTGGTGCCGTATTTGCCGAATACCACATCCAACGAAGCGATCTTGATCGCCTCGAAGGAAAGCGTGCTGCATGGCTACGAGGAGGCATTCGCGTCCGCGAAGTTCGATCCGCTCGTCGCGGACATCGCACCGCTCGCCCTCTACCGGCTCGCCCACCGGCAGCATCAGTTCACGGGGGACGAGCACGTGATGCTCGCAGATCTGACCGCCGGCAAGCTCGTCGTGTCGATCTTCCACGAACATTACCCGCTGTTCATGCGGCCGGTCGATCTTGAAAGTGCCGCAGATATCAATGTAGCATCGCCGGACCTTCCGGCGTCGAGTTCGCTGCTGTCGCCCCAGGCGATCGTGCAGGAACTCGAGAAACTCGTCAATTTCTACCGCTACAATATGTGGAATGGCACTGCGACGATCACCCATGTGCTTGTCAACGGCCTCTATGCCGATCTCGATGACCTGCTGGCGCTTGCGTCCGGCCGGCTCCATGTTGCGGCGAGTCCGCTGCTGCCCGAACCGCTGCTGTTTGCATCCGGCGGGGCGGTGCCGTCATCGTTCAACCGGACGATCGGACTTGCACTGAAAGAGGTGTCCCATGCTAGTCGACATTAACTTACTGCCGGAAAAGGAGAGGGAACGTTCCGGTTTCCTGGTTGCCGCGCTGGGCGTCATCGGCGCGGCTCTTCTTGTCTGGCTCGTGTTTTTTCTCCTTGCCCGGAGTCTGACCGCCGACACGGAACGCCTTGACGATCAGCTGATCCACCTTCAGGCGACCCAGGCGGAATTGTCCGGCCGTCTGAACCGTTCGGACAGCGCTCAGGCGCATGATGAACTGGCGGCAAGCGTCGAGTGGGCGGAAAATTACCGCTATGAGACCGCTCCGCTGCTTGAGGACCTGACCGCCCAGCTGCCGCGGCGCGGATTTTTCCGGTCGTTCGCGTTCGCCGCGCCCCACCAGGCGACGGTCGAAGTGCAGTTTGACGATAAAACCGAAGCGGCGTACTACCTGACGCGCATCCAGGCGTCCGAAGCGATTCAGACCGCGTCCCTTGAATCGGTCGAAACCGAGGAAATCGAGGATACGGCCGATACAACGGACGGCGGCACAGCCGTCATCCGCCGCTTCCTGCCGCGGTATATCGCCACCTATACGATTTTCTTCAACGATCCGCGCGGGACGCTCGACGGAGCAGCGCCTGCCGTGCCGGAAGAAACGCCGCCTGCGACCGATGCACCGCCTGAAACCGATGACCCGGCAGCGGATGGAACAGTGCCGGACGCTGAACCGCCGGCCGATACGGAACAGGAGGGATCCGATGCGGAGTCTGACTAAACGGCAGAAGGACCTCGCCGTCCTCATCCTGTCGATCATCTTTTTCCTGCTGCTGGCAGCGTACAGCTGGTATCAGCTATATGCGCCGGCACGGGAGGCCAATGAACAGGCGGTCAGCTCACTCGCCGACCAGCGCGAGGTCCTGTTCGAACTGCAGCGTCAAGTCGCGGCCCAGCCGGAAGAGGTCTCGTCCAATTCGCGGCCTCTCCAGCAGAAAGTGCCTGTGCTGCCGCTCGAGGAACAGCTCCTCGTCCAGCTGGAGAAGGCGGAAGTGAAGTCACGTGCGGACATCCGGGACGTGCAGTTCATAAAAGGGGAGGCAGGGACGGAACTGACGGACCCTGCAGCGGAGTCTTCCGAGACCGTGGACGCCCCGGAGCCTTCTCCCGAGACGGCCATCCAGGTGATGACGGTCGACGTCGAGCTGACGGCTTCTGATTACAGTCAGGTCGACCGGTTCATCCGCGAAATCGAAAAAATGGAGCGCATCTTCATTGTCCAGTCGATCGAGCTGACGCCGCCTGAGGAGCAGCGGGAAGTCGAAGAGGAGACGGTGCCGCTCGAATTGACCCTGTCGTTCCAGGCGTTCTACCGCCCGGATCTCACGGAACTGTTCAGCGAGACGCCGAAACTTGATGCACCTGACCCGGCCGGCAAGGACGATCCGACCGCCCGCCAGGATGAGGAGGACGCCGAATGACGATTGTCTGGGCAGTCTTGTTCTTCATCTACGGGACGGTGTTCGGCTCGTTCTATAACGTGGTCGGCTTACGCGTCCCGAAAAAGGAGTCGGTTGTCACCCCGCCGTCGCATTGCACCGTATGCGACCGCCGGCTGACACTGCCGGATCTCGTCCCTGTACTGTCGTTCGTGTTCCTGCGCGGCAGATGCCGGGGATGCGGCACGAGGATCAATCCGATCTATCCGTTCATGGAGTTCGTGACCGGCCTGCTGTTTGCGTGGGCGTTCCTGCATTTCGGTTTCACGGCGGAACTCACCGTTGCACTCGTTTTCCTGTCGATGCTCGTCATCATCACGGTGTCCGATATCGCATATATGCTTATTCCGAATAAAGTGCTGCTGCCGGCGGGGATCGTGCTTGCAGTCCTCCGTCTTGTCAGTCCGCTGAGCCCTTGGTGGGACAGCCTGCTCGGTGCATTGATCGGCTTCGGCGTGCTGTTCCTGATCGCCGTCGTGTCGAAAGGCGGCATGGGGGGCGGCGACATCAAGCTGTTCTTCGTGCTCGGTCTCGTGCTCGGCACGGAACTCACGCTGCTCACACTGTTCCTCGCAGCGCTGATCGGTTCGATTGTCGGTATCATCCATCTCAGGAGGACGGGACAGGGACGGAAGACGCCGGTGCCGTTCGGTCCGTCGATCGCTGTCGCCGCCGTCATCTGCTATTTTGCAGGGGATGCGCTTGTCGGATGGTATCTTTCGCTGTTAGCTTGAGTCGAACAATTCTTCAGAACAAGACGACAGGAGTCTTGTTCTTTTTTGCGTCCGCCCTGCTACGATGGAACGAGGGGGGATTGCGATGAATTTCAAAAAAAAGTATTCGAAACTGACGATCATGCTCGCGCTCGGACAAGGGGTGCTGCTCGGCATCATCGCCGTTGCGGTCGTCGGCTTCATTCTCATGAAGACGGATGCGCCGGATGCTGCCGCGACACCAGAACCGAATGTACCGGCAAACGGTCCGGCGGCGGCCGATCCGAAATTGGAGGCCAAAGCGGGGGAAGTGCCGGCACTCGGTGCACCTGTTGCGATGTATGCACGCCAGCACGGGGTGTTCTCGTCGAAGGGATCTGCAGCGGCCTTCATAGCCGACAGCCAGGTGCCGGCCGCAGCGGT comes from Sporosarcina trichiuri and encodes:
- a CDS encoding type II secretion system F family protein — protein: MARFKYEGRDARSVRTGTIIADNKRDAALKLKRDGIRVKNLTEQAETTLTKEIHLGKPVKRQHFIMFLRQFSTLLRAGVTIVEAIRILSLQVEGKQFKKILTEVNEDLRTGGALSDSFAKHPKAFEPLVINMIKAGELSGTLDDSLDRLAVHYEKAYKTRQKVMSALSYPVVVGIVAVGVVIFLLTFVVPMFVDLFASVGGELPLLTRFVMTSSDFALSYWYVIVMAVAAVGVGFYLLRSNPKGRMMTDTLLLRLPVFGDIAKKSVLATLTRTLSSLFSSSVPILQSLAMTERVVSNEVVKKVLVRSRESLERGGSLTEPMEGHWAFPPLIPHMIAIGEQTGSLDSMLAKVADFYESEVDASTERLKALIEPIMIVLLAGLVGTIVLAILLPMFDLFNQIDNL
- a CDS encoding type II secretion system protein, producing MKEFLQKKIKNEKGLTLVELLAVIVILGIIAAIAVPSIGNIIQNSREKAVLADATNAIEAANLFFAEHPDKTTVSLKTASTEGGYKLEPEYLQESSLTSATVNKKDDNSLTITFSGEAGKKTVSATDATKKDLSEKTDVIKIGTTSKPSK
- a CDS encoding fimbrial assembly protein encodes the protein MLVDINLLPEKERERSGFLVAALGVIGAALLVWLVFFLLARSLTADTERLDDQLIHLQATQAELSGRLNRSDSAQAHDELAASVEWAENYRYETAPLLEDLTAQLPRRGFFRSFAFAAPHQATVEVQFDDKTEAAYYLTRIQASEAIQTASLESVETEEIEDTADTTDGGTAVIRRFLPRYIATYTIFFNDPRGTLDGAAPAVPEETPPATDAPPETDDPAADGTVPDAEPPADTEQEGSDAESD
- the pilM gene encoding type IV pilus biogenesis protein PilM → MQIPFTRPKRPVSMTIEEDAVRYVKLKAGEDLVVEEAVDVPLAPNIVHDGRVVDPAGLVSVLDGLAKEWGIAKRGVQFLAPDTYVMIRKVPYPEDVLDDELKGHFFIEIGSSIYLPFDDPVFDVVPYLPNTTSNEAILIASKESVLHGYEEAFASAKFDPLVADIAPLALYRLAHRQHQFTGDEHVMLADLTAGKLVVSIFHEHYPLFMRPVDLESAADINVASPDLPASSSLLSPQAIVQELEKLVNFYRYNMWNGTATITHVLVNGLYADLDDLLALASGRLHVAASPLLPEPLLFASGGAVPSSFNRTIGLALKEVSHASRH
- a CDS encoding prepilin peptidase, encoding MTIVWAVLFFIYGTVFGSFYNVVGLRVPKKESVVTPPSHCTVCDRRLTLPDLVPVLSFVFLRGRCRGCGTRINPIYPFMEFVTGLLFAWAFLHFGFTAELTVALVFLSMLVIITVSDIAYMLIPNKVLLPAGIVLAVLRLVSPLSPWWDSLLGALIGFGVLFLIAVVSKGGMGGGDIKLFFVLGLVLGTELTLLTLFLAALIGSIVGIIHLRRTGQGRKTPVPFGPSIAVAAVICYFAGDALVGWYLSLLA